Proteins encoded in a region of the Clostridium beijerinckii genome:
- a CDS encoding 6-phospho-alpha-glucosidase: MKEFKLVIVGGGSTYTPGIVKSLLSKKEDFKISELRLYDINAERQNKVGVIVKKVVEMFDPDVKLVLTTDPEEGFKDADFVFAQMRVGLYKMREQDEKIPLKYDVVGQETCGPGGLAYGLRTIYPMVEMIDFCEKYANKNYWIVNYSNPAAIVAKAMYKLRPNARILNICDMPVAIMRNMANILDCDRHDIEADYFGLNHFGWFTKIRVSGEDKTEELKAYVKEHGYIPPDSRSEVRHNDASWLHTFDNAKHIMQMFPKYLPNTYMQYYLLGDRIVKEADKNHTRANEVMEGREKKIFDAVDQYNATGQIDLTQFFTGVHGEFIVEVAMSLAFDLRKRHLVMVENNGAIKNLPDDAMVEVPAYITKDGPEPVRVGEIPTFYKGIIEQQEASEKLVVEAAIEGSYEKALMAFTMNKTIPSAFVAKQILDDMIEANKEYWPELK; encoded by the coding sequence ATGAAAGAATTTAAATTAGTAATAGTAGGCGGAGGAAGCACATATACACCAGGGATTGTAAAGAGTTTACTTTCAAAGAAAGAGGATTTTAAAATATCAGAATTAAGATTATATGATATAAATGCGGAACGTCAAAATAAAGTAGGAGTGATAGTAAAGAAAGTAGTAGAAATGTTTGATCCAGATGTAAAGCTTGTTCTTACAACTGATCCAGAAGAAGGATTTAAGGATGCAGATTTTGTTTTCGCTCAAATGCGTGTTGGGTTATATAAGATGAGAGAACAAGATGAAAAAATTCCACTAAAATATGATGTGGTTGGTCAAGAAACATGTGGTCCTGGAGGATTAGCATATGGATTAAGAACAATATATCCTATGGTTGAAATGATAGATTTTTGTGAAAAATATGCAAATAAAAATTATTGGATTGTTAATTATTCTAATCCAGCAGCTATTGTAGCAAAAGCTATGTATAAGCTAAGACCAAATGCAAGGATTTTAAATATATGTGATATGCCAGTTGCAATTATGAGAAATATGGCTAATATCTTAGATTGTGATAGACATGATATAGAAGCAGATTATTTTGGATTAAATCACTTTGGGTGGTTTACAAAAATTAGAGTTAGTGGTGAAGATAAAACTGAGGAGTTAAAAGCATATGTAAAGGAACATGGTTATATTCCTCCAGATTCAAGAAGTGAAGTAAGACATAATGATGCATCATGGCTTCATACATTTGATAATGCTAAACACATAATGCAAATGTTCCCTAAATATCTTCCAAATACGTATATGCAATATTATCTTTTAGGAGATAGAATTGTAAAAGAAGCAGATAAAAATCATACTAGAGCTAATGAAGTAATGGAAGGAAGAGAGAAGAAGATATTTGATGCTGTAGATCAATATAATGCTACAGGGCAAATTGATCTTACACAATTCTTTACTGGAGTGCATGGAGAATTTATTGTTGAAGTTGCTATGAGCTTAGCTTTTGATTTAAGAAAGAGACACTTAGTTATGGTAGAAAATAATGGGGCAATAAAAAACTTACCTGACGATGCTATGGTAGAAGTGCCTGCATATATAACTAAAGATGGGCCAGAACCAGTACGTGTAGGAGAAATCCCAACTTTCTATAAAGGAATAATTGAACAACAAGAAGCATCAGAAAAACTTGTAGTTGAAGCTGCTATTGAAGGATCATATGAAAAAGCACTTATGGCATTTACCATGAATAAAACAATTCCATCTGCATTTGTAGCAAAACAGATTTTAGATGATATGATTGAAGCTAATAAAGAATATTGGCCAGAATTGAAGTAG
- a CDS encoding PTS transporter subunit EIIC, translated as MKDKILNSMQKFAKAMIGPVLFLPIVGMLIALTAVFTNTTFVKEGGAIWVTGKFFNGMLSPIMGNLSILFCVGIAMGMSKKKKAEAAFISIMSYILFLGANSKWLELSGKIIKGDTASALYGTGQTIQLGFHVTDMGVFLGMILGVLVAIVHNKYIEKEFSGAMAPYGNSKFVLVIMIPVVAILSIGTTYVWPTIAAGITALTGFMSSAGAAGVFVYGFLNRFLVPTGLHHLIWSPFLYSAVGDQMIINGQNVIGAKPVFLALLNDSTISIMPDSARFLTYGLVKTFGVIGVALAFYFTAKKAKRSNLKAQLIPSTLTAVIAGITEPLEFTFIFAAPLLWFVYSVIDGLFQMFVYLLNVRVCATNGILDFLVINLPAGIGKTHWPVYILVGLVEIVVIFLVFKFMIEKMNLRTPGREENDTDAVIDLNENAAKVKQDMKSANKNNNKANNDDEKALTIIRALGGKANIVTVENCFSRLRVDVIDNTLIDEEALKGTGAAGVVKKGNNIQVVYGLSINKIRTIVDEALDRAE; from the coding sequence ATGAAAGATAAGATTTTAAATAGTATGCAGAAATTTGCCAAAGCTATGATTGGACCGGTCTTATTCTTACCTATTGTAGGTATGTTGATTGCATTAACAGCAGTTTTCACTAATACAACGTTTGTAAAAGAAGGCGGAGCAATTTGGGTAACAGGAAAATTCTTTAATGGAATGTTATCACCGATTATGGGGAACTTAAGCATTTTGTTTTGTGTCGGAATAGCGATGGGGATGTCAAAGAAGAAAAAAGCGGAAGCAGCATTCATTTCTATTATGTCATATATTCTATTTTTAGGTGCGAATAGTAAGTGGTTAGAGCTATCTGGAAAAATAATTAAAGGTGATACAGCATCAGCTTTATATGGAACTGGGCAGACAATTCAACTAGGATTTCATGTTACAGATATGGGAGTATTTCTAGGAATGATTCTAGGAGTGCTAGTAGCTATAGTTCATAACAAATATATAGAGAAAGAATTTAGTGGCGCTATGGCTCCGTATGGTAATAGTAAATTTGTATTAGTTATCATGATTCCTGTAGTAGCTATATTAAGTATTGGTACTACATATGTATGGCCTACAATAGCTGCTGGAATCACAGCTCTTACTGGATTTATGAGTTCAGCAGGGGCAGCTGGAGTGTTTGTTTATGGATTTTTAAATAGATTCTTAGTTCCAACAGGATTACATCATTTAATCTGGTCTCCATTCTTATATTCAGCAGTTGGTGATCAGATGATAATAAATGGCCAAAATGTAATTGGAGCAAAACCAGTTTTCTTAGCATTGCTTAATGATTCAACAATCTCTATTATGCCTGATTCAGCAAGATTTTTAACATATGGATTAGTTAAAACTTTTGGTGTAATTGGAGTTGCCTTAGCATTTTACTTCACTGCTAAAAAAGCAAAGCGTAGTAATTTAAAGGCACAATTAATACCATCAACTTTAACAGCAGTAATTGCAGGTATTACAGAACCATTAGAATTCACATTTATTTTCGCGGCACCATTATTATGGTTTGTTTATTCAGTGATTGATGGATTATTCCAAATGTTTGTATACCTATTAAATGTAAGAGTATGTGCAACTAATGGAATATTAGATTTTCTAGTAATAAACTTGCCAGCGGGTATAGGCAAAACTCATTGGCCTGTGTATATATTAGTAGGATTAGTTGAAATAGTTGTGATTTTTCTAGTATTCAAATTTATGATTGAGAAGATGAATTTAAGAACACCTGGAAGAGAAGAGAATGATACAGATGCTGTAATTGATTTAAATGAGAATGCAGCAAAAGTTAAGCAAGATATGAAATCAGCAAATAAAAATAATAATAAAGCTAATAACGATGATGAAAAAGCGTTAACAATAATTAGAGCATTAGGTGGAAAAGCAAATATAGTAACAGTAGAAAATTGTTTTTCAAGACTTAGAGTGGATGTTATAGATAACACCTTAATTGATGAAGAAGCTTTAAAAGGAACAGGCGCAGCAGGTGTTGTGAAAAAGGGAAACAATATACAAGTTGTATATGGCCTTTCAATTAATAAAATTAGAACAATAGTAGATGAAGCATTAGACAGAGCAGAATAA
- a CDS encoding MurR/RpiR family transcriptional regulator, which produces MKFDIYKIADNYKLSETERQVLQYILTNIDSVLTKGVRDVATINYTSAATIIKLSKKLGYTGYVDMIYRLNFIVKNHQNNQEHTSDITSFISEIENKKIEDFISMIIKHREDIIFITATGFSDSIADFFWRKMLVLGFKCIKTNSYGVYDSNQIGGALVIGISKSGETESITKVIDYASKNQLDIITFTGKPENHMAKKATLNFMILDDKELDDRNLTANYFYARVMIVMEYLLDKVMSNL; this is translated from the coding sequence ATGAAATTTGATATTTATAAAATAGCTGATAATTACAAGCTCTCAGAAACAGAGAGACAGGTTTTGCAATACATATTAACTAATATTGATTCTGTTTTAACTAAAGGTGTAAGAGATGTTGCAACAATTAATTATACATCGGCGGCAACAATAATAAAGCTATCAAAGAAGCTAGGTTATACAGGCTATGTCGATATGATATATCGACTAAACTTCATAGTAAAAAATCATCAAAACAATCAAGAACATACCTCTGATATTACTAGCTTCATATCAGAAATTGAAAATAAGAAAATAGAAGATTTCATTTCTATGATAATTAAACATAGAGAAGATATAATTTTCATAACAGCCACTGGATTCTCTGATTCGATTGCAGATTTCTTTTGGAGAAAGATGTTAGTGCTTGGGTTTAAATGCATTAAAACAAATTCTTATGGAGTATATGACAGCAATCAAATAGGAGGCGCCTTAGTTATTGGAATATCTAAAAGTGGAGAAACGGAAAGTATAACAAAAGTGATTGATTATGCATCAAAAAATCAATTGGATATTATAACTTTTACTGGTAAGCCAGAGAATCACATGGCTAAAAAGGCAACCTTAAATTTTATGATATTGGATGATAAAGAATTAGATGATAGAAATCTTACCGCGAACTATTTTTATGCTAGGGTAATGATTGTAATGGAATATTTGCTAGATAAGGTAATGAGTAATTTATAA
- a CDS encoding sensor domain-containing diguanylate cyclase/phosphohydrolase: protein MEYKLFKSLADNLPQPIWIKDLELRFIYVNKEYKAIYKDINKEFIGKNDAEIFDGVVREECIKYCNQVINSLKPLTEEGYLDGKRRKITIVPLIDEGKVFAVAGIYANLDIIKEKDKIIEKQENILKVVMDTLPGRVFFKDKEGRYVYVNKQFDEFYNKDGIGEVVGKTNIDIHPTEELAAKYSREDNEVIKNKRSIKAETILYSGDGEEIYTEAVKVPVIDKNGDVSGVVGLVLDITEKKEAEKKLRQLSFTDILTGLYNRTYFEEKVKEFQGEEYLPVGVIMGDANGLKLVNDTLGHDQGDELLRLIAQALKDVCGEKQLIFRTGGDEFVILSKNTTEQECEIIIKNIFDRCKMYKHDLINVSISLGASVADSLNKSIYQALKEADDKVYRQKLLQKTSLNSSIMYSLQMGLEAKSLETEEHTDRVLENSIAIGEKLSLPMSVMDELTIVAKLHDIGKIGINEEILLKKGELTEDEFEVVKTHTEKGYRIVKASNQLDNVAKGVLAHHERWDGNGYPLKLEGEKIPLVSRIVSVADSYDAMTNNGIYKKCLNKEEAIEELKRCSGKQFDPIIVKAFIEYLEEIEE, encoded by the coding sequence ATGGAGTACAAGCTATTTAAATCATTAGCAGATAATCTTCCACAGCCTATATGGATAAAAGACCTTGAATTGAGATTTATATATGTAAATAAAGAATACAAAGCTATATATAAAGATATAAATAAAGAATTTATTGGAAAAAATGATGCAGAGATATTTGATGGTGTTGTAAGAGAGGAATGTATTAAATATTGCAATCAAGTTATAAACTCCTTAAAGCCATTAACTGAAGAAGGGTACCTTGATGGAAAGCGCAGAAAAATTACTATAGTTCCGCTAATTGATGAGGGAAAAGTATTTGCTGTAGCTGGCATATATGCAAATTTAGATATTATAAAAGAAAAAGATAAGATTATAGAGAAACAAGAAAACATATTAAAAGTTGTAATGGATACACTTCCAGGAAGAGTATTTTTTAAAGATAAAGAAGGCAGATATGTATATGTAAATAAGCAATTTGATGAATTCTATAATAAGGATGGTATAGGAGAAGTAGTAGGAAAGACAAATATTGATATACATCCAACGGAAGAATTGGCTGCAAAATATTCAAGAGAAGATAATGAAGTAATAAAAAATAAAAGAAGTATAAAAGCTGAAACAATACTTTACTCAGGAGATGGAGAGGAAATATATACAGAAGCAGTAAAAGTACCTGTAATCGATAAGAATGGTGATGTTTCAGGTGTTGTAGGATTAGTATTAGATATAACTGAGAAAAAAGAAGCAGAGAAAAAATTAAGACAATTAAGCTTTACTGATATTTTAACAGGTTTATACAATAGAACATATTTTGAAGAAAAAGTGAAAGAGTTCCAAGGTGAAGAGTATCTTCCGGTAGGAGTAATAATGGGGGATGCCAATGGACTAAAATTAGTAAATGATACGCTAGGTCATGATCAAGGCGATGAACTTTTAAGATTAATAGCCCAAGCACTTAAAGATGTATGTGGTGAAAAACAGTTGATTTTCAGAACTGGTGGAGATGAATTCGTAATTTTAAGTAAAAATACAACTGAACAGGAATGTGAAATCATTATTAAAAATATATTTGATCGTTGCAAAATGTATAAGCACGATTTAATCAATGTGAGCATATCTTTAGGTGCATCAGTAGCGGATAGCTTGAATAAGAGTATATATCAAGCATTAAAAGAAGCAGATGATAAGGTATATAGGCAAAAGTTGCTACAAAAAACCAGTCTTAATAGTTCTATAATGTATTCTCTGCAAATGGGGTTAGAAGCCAAGAGTCTGGAAACTGAAGAACATACAGATAGAGTATTAGAAAATTCTATTGCGATAGGAGAAAAGTTATCGCTTCCAATGTCGGTAATGGATGAGCTAACAATAGTTGCTAAGCTTCATGATATAGGGAAAATAGGAATAAATGAAGAAATATTACTTAAGAAGGGTGAGTTAACAGAAGATGAGTTTGAAGTAGTGAAAACTCATACAGAAAAGGGATATAGGATAGTAAAAGCCTCAAATCAACTAGATAATGTAGCAAAAGGTGTTTTAGCTCATCATGAGAGATGGGATGGAAATGGCTATCCGCTTAAATTAGAGGGAGAGAAAATACCACTGGTATCTAGAATTGTTAGTGTCGCAGATTCGTATGATGCTATGACGAACAATGGCATTTATAAGAAATGTTTGAATAAAGAAGAAGCAATTGAAGAATTAAAAAGATGTTCAGGGAAGCAATTTGATCCAATTATAGTTAAGGCATTTATAGAATACTTAGAAGAAATTGAGGAATAA
- a CDS encoding amidohydrolase — protein sequence MTNKILLSIIENLNDELIEVYRKLHENPELSNEEYKTTQLIKDLLKRADIDILDLPLDTGLVAQVKGNPNGPVVAIRCDIDALPIKEETSLCYKSKVDGMMHACGHDFHMAVILGAAYLVKKHQGSLIGTVKFIFQPGEESADGAKKILETGVLDDVDAIFGIHNVSDSEVGIMGIKTGAMTAAVDRFEINITGIGSHAAKPEKGIDPIIIASNIVTSLQTIISRNIGPTEKALLSVTHIEGGNTWNVIPESAYLEGTVRTLDENIRQLIAKRMNEMVSGIAQSFGGSAELIWHSGSPATNNTEEWVEFSTKIGKRAGYDVRRISMGLEGEDFAYYQRKIPGAFIIVGTGKSYAHHHPEYKVDEKAILNSSKYFAQLAEGALKEIIDKKYKHKIK from the coding sequence ATGACAAATAAAATATTGTTATCTATAATAGAGAATTTAAATGATGAGCTTATAGAAGTATATAGAAAACTACATGAGAATCCAGAATTGTCTAATGAGGAATATAAAACTACACAACTGATAAAAGATTTGCTAAAAAGAGCAGATATAGATATTCTTGATTTACCTTTGGATACAGGCCTTGTAGCACAGGTAAAAGGAAATCCTAATGGTCCTGTCGTCGCTATCAGATGTGATATAGATGCATTACCAATCAAAGAAGAGACAAGTCTCTGTTATAAGTCTAAAGTTGATGGTATGATGCATGCTTGTGGTCATGATTTTCATATGGCGGTGATTTTAGGTGCAGCATATTTAGTTAAAAAGCATCAAGGGTCATTAATAGGAACAGTAAAATTTATATTTCAGCCGGGTGAAGAAAGTGCGGATGGAGCTAAAAAAATTTTGGAGACAGGTGTTTTAGATGATGTGGATGCAATTTTTGGAATACACAATGTTTCAGATTCAGAAGTTGGAATAATGGGAATAAAAACTGGAGCAATGACAGCTGCTGTCGATAGGTTTGAAATAAATATTACAGGGATTGGTAGCCATGCTGCTAAGCCGGAAAAAGGAATAGATCCAATTATAATTGCCAGTAACATAGTTACATCACTTCAAACAATTATCAGTCGTAATATAGGTCCAACAGAAAAAGCGCTATTAAGTGTGACTCATATAGAAGGAGGAAATACTTGGAATGTAATTCCAGAATCAGCATATCTTGAGGGCACAGTAAGAACATTAGATGAGAATATACGTCAATTAATAGCTAAGAGAATGAATGAAATGGTATCAGGAATAGCACAATCTTTTGGTGGAAGTGCAGAGCTTATTTGGCATTCAGGTTCTCCGGCAACAAATAATACTGAAGAATGGGTAGAGTTTAGTACTAAAATTGGAAAACGAGCTGGATATGATGTTAGAAGAATATCTATGGGTCTAGAGGGTGAAGATTTTGCGTATTATCAAAGAAAAATACCAGGTGCATTTATAATTGTAGGAACAGGAAAATCTTATGCGCACCATCACCCGGAATATAAAGTTGATGAGAAGGCAATTTTAAATAGTTCGAAATATTTTGCACAACTAGCAGAAGGTGCTTTAAAAGAGATAATAGATAAGAAATATAAACATAAGATTAAGTAG
- a CDS encoding CPBP family intramembrane glutamic endopeptidase yields the protein MINDFQEEIEYRKLALKKDIKKSGENCARILLALVLSTYGLVFIMTFSIKFIGPMIGFNVVTNLKENMILGLSSDAYNFFAGYFTCIVGDLIAILIAIKTIKVKFRQEIFSKNKSNKMFVLLGATSCIGVGMISSMVYMIYSTIFKILGLNIPQPDFSFPKQNTFLILFLIYVCLVGPILEEIIFRGFILRSMQKYGNLTAMIVSSILFSMFHLNLVQFINPILMGIVLAFIAIKSKSIIPSMIAHIFNNTITFATTGISLLKMPILEYTFGTLYFLVGVAALLLFISKYKSEFLEIVKEDTRILKTHQKVRYSFSGAWSRAYIVFYIIFIVVTMAATNLAK from the coding sequence ATGATAAATGATTTTCAAGAAGAAATTGAATATAGAAAGCTCGCATTAAAAAAGGATATTAAAAAAAGCGGCGAAAACTGTGCAAGGATACTTCTTGCGTTAGTATTGTCAACATATGGATTGGTGTTCATAATGACATTTTCTATAAAATTTATAGGACCAATGATAGGATTTAATGTGGTAACTAATCTAAAGGAAAATATGATATTAGGACTTTCAAGTGACGCATATAATTTTTTTGCTGGATATTTTACATGTATAGTTGGGGATCTTATAGCAATTCTAATAGCAATAAAAACTATAAAGGTGAAATTTAGGCAAGAAATATTTTCAAAGAATAAGTCAAATAAGATGTTTGTATTGTTAGGAGCAACTTCTTGTATAGGAGTAGGAATGATTTCAAGCATGGTATATATGATATACTCAACAATTTTTAAGATTTTAGGATTAAACATTCCACAGCCAGATTTTAGTTTCCCTAAACAAAACACTTTTTTAATATTATTTTTAATATATGTATGTTTAGTGGGACCAATTTTAGAAGAAATTATATTTAGGGGATTTATACTAAGAAGCATGCAGAAATATGGGAATCTAACTGCAATGATTGTTTCTTCAATTCTTTTTTCCATGTTTCATCTAAACCTAGTTCAATTCATAAATCCAATACTTATGGGAATTGTTTTAGCATTTATTGCAATTAAATCAAAATCTATTATACCGTCGATGATAGCTCATATATTTAATAATACGATAACTTTTGCTACAACAGGAATATCTTTATTAAAGATGCCTATATTGGAGTATACATTTGGAACTTTGTACTTTTTAGTTGGTGTAGCTGCATTATTGCTATTTATTAGTAAGTATAAAAGCGAATTTTTAGAAATAGTAAAAGAGGATACAAGAATATTAAAAACTCACCAGAAAGTAAGATATTCTTTTAGTGGAGCATGGTCGAGGGCTTATATAGTATTCTATATAATATTTATCGTTGTAACTATGGCAGCAACTAATTTAGCAAAGTAG
- a CDS encoding carbon-nitrogen family hydrolase, with protein sequence MIIGIAQMDIVWENINKNMKKAEEFIEKASKNKVDLILFPEMALTGFTMDISKLVLSEDEIIKWIGKKAKDNNINIGIGVAVKSDKMGSNKYIILSREGKCLTKYTKIHPFSYSGEDDKYHKGDKILTCEIDGFKIAPFICYDLRFPEIFQIASKEAQIITIAANWPKEREKHWITLLKARAIENQCYIIGINRVGIGNDLHYNGKSIFVSPDGDILNEISEKETLIIKELEIDMIKAVKEKFDIKKDRREDLYEAISNCNFILH encoded by the coding sequence TTGATTATAGGAATTGCGCAGATGGATATAGTCTGGGAGAATATTAACAAAAACATGAAGAAAGCTGAAGAATTTATTGAAAAAGCTTCAAAAAATAAGGTTGATTTAATCTTATTTCCTGAGATGGCTTTAACGGGTTTTACTATGGATATAAGCAAGCTTGTATTATCTGAAGATGAAATAATAAAATGGATTGGAAAAAAGGCTAAGGATAATAATATAAATATAGGAATTGGTGTTGCGGTAAAAAGTGATAAAATGGGTAGTAATAAATATATTATTCTATCAAGAGAAGGGAAATGCTTAACTAAATATACGAAAATACATCCATTTTCCTACAGTGGTGAGGATGATAAATATCATAAAGGAGATAAGATACTCACATGTGAGATTGATGGATTTAAAATAGCTCCATTTATTTGCTATGATCTAAGGTTCCCAGAAATATTTCAAATAGCATCTAAAGAAGCGCAAATAATAACTATAGCGGCTAATTGGCCTAAAGAAAGAGAAAAACATTGGATAACTTTATTGAAGGCGCGGGCCATAGAAAACCAATGCTATATAATAGGGATAAATAGAGTAGGAATTGGAAATGATCTTCATTATAATGGAAAATCAATTTTTGTAAGTCCAGATGGTGATATACTTAATGAAATAAGTGAGAAAGAAACATTAATTATAAAAGAGTTAGAAATAGATATGATAAAAGCAGTTAAAGAAAAGTTTGATATAAAGAAGGATAGAAGAGAAGATTTATATGAGGCTATAAGTAATTGCAATTTTATTTTACACTAA
- a CDS encoding phenylpyruvate tautomerase MIF-related protein, with product MPFIGSKVSVKISKEKEEIIKKKLGEAIKLIPGKSETFLMVGFEDDYSLYFGGEKLEKGAFIEVKIFGKSSKDAYDALTAEICNIYEKELNIPQDKVYVKYEEVENWGWNGKNF from the coding sequence ATGCCATTTATAGGATCAAAAGTTAGTGTGAAAATTTCAAAGGAAAAAGAGGAAATTATAAAGAAAAAATTAGGGGAAGCAATAAAATTGATTCCAGGAAAAAGTGAAACCTTTTTGATGGTAGGCTTCGAAGATGACTACTCATTATATTTCGGAGGAGAAAAATTAGAAAAGGGTGCATTTATAGAAGTAAAGATATTTGGAAAATCAAGTAAGGATGCATATGATGCTTTAACAGCAGAAATTTGTAACATATATGAAAAGGAATTAAACATACCTCAAGATAAGGTATATGTTAAGTATGAAGAAGTTGAAAATTGGGGATGGAATGGAAAGAATTTTTAA
- a CDS encoding response regulator, translating to MNVDKSMSKILIVDDNIANVLLLERMLNISGYKNIKTLTDSREILRLYSTYKPNLILLDFRMPFVDGLQIIDELNLIKDDSELSIIMISAENDKEYYDKALAKGAADFITKPFNYDDIISKITSTLQRL from the coding sequence ATGAATGTCGATAAATCAATGTCAAAAATTTTGATAGTTGATGATAATATTGCTAATGTTTTACTACTTGAAAGAATGCTTAACATATCTGGTTATAAGAACATAAAAACATTAACCGATTCTAGAGAAATTTTAAGATTATATTCTACATATAAACCTAATTTGATACTATTAGACTTTAGGATGCCATTTGTTGATGGACTTCAAATTATAGATGAACTAAATCTTATAAAAGATGATAGTGAACTATCTATAATTATGATCTCTGCTGAAAACGATAAAGAATACTATGATAAAGCGTTGGCTAAAGGTGCTGCTGATTTCATTACTAAACCATTTAATTATGATGATATAATTTCCAAAATCACGAGCACCTTACAACGTTTATGA